The Paracoccus sp. TOH sequence CGGCACCTGTCCCGCCACGAACCGCCGATAGAGGCCGGGCACGATCTTGCGCCGGGCCAGGTCGCCGGTGGCGCCAAAGATCACCAGGTCGAAATCCTCAACCGGAATGATGCGTGAAACCATCGCTGCCTCCTCATCGCTGATCTGTCGATTAGCGGATGTTAGCGGTAACATCAAGTCCTGCAATCCGATCCTCATGGTCAGTCCTGTTCCCGACGGGGGGTTCCATGCGCGGCGGGCGGCAAAAAGGCCGGCGATTCCGGGGTTTCCAGCCGGGCGATGGCCTTGGCAAGGCGCGGCAGCCGGGCGCGGCGCATCAACTCGTTGCGGCTCAAGGCGCCGCCGGCGGCGCGGGCCCGCGCCTCGGTCGCGGCGATGGCCGCGAGCACGGGTTCGGGTGCCTGCAGGTAAAGGTCGCGCAGGAATTCGTCGGGGTGGATCGCCCGCAGCCCGGCCGGGGCCAGCCTCCGCGCCGGAAAATCGCGCAGATTCGCAGTGACGATGGCTTCGGCCCCCGCCGCCAGCGCGCATTCGACCACATGCCGGTCGGCCGGATCGGGCAGGTCGAAGCCAAGCACGCGCTGCCCCGGTTCGACCAGCGCTTGGGGAAAGCGCGATTCCAGCAGCGCGATCTCGACCCCGGCATCACTGCCCTGCCGGGTGGCGGCATGGCGCCATTCGTCCAGGATGCGGCGCGACCACAGCGGCTGAAACCGCCCCGCCGCCGCCGTGTCGATCAGGATTTCCCGCAACACGGTCGGGAACAGCACGCAGGCGTCCAGAACCGCCTTCATCCGTCCAGCCGGAAGAACAGCGCCTTGAGATAGCCGGTCTCGGCCAGCTGCGGCAGCGTCGGATGGTCCGGCCCGGCCTGGCCGGTATGCAGAAGCTGCATCCGCCGCCCGCCCCGGCCGATGCCGCGGGCGCTGGCATTGCGGAAGGCGGTCAGGTCGGCGGCATGGCTGCAGGAACACAGGCCCAGATAGCCGCCCGGCGCCACCAGCGGCGCCGCCAGCTTCGCCACCCGCTCATAGGCGCGCAAGCCCGCCTCCAGCGCCGGTTTCGAGGGCGCAAAGGCCGGCGGGTCGCAAATCACCAGGTCAAACTGCGCGCCCTCGGCGGCCAGCGCCTCCATCTGCTCGAAGGCGTCGCCCTGGCGGGTGGTCAGCCGCGACTCGGCGCCCATGGCGCGCGCACCGCCCCGCGCCAGGTCCAGCGCCGCGGCCGAGCCGTCGATGCAGATGGCCTGGGTCGCACCTGCCGCCAGCGCCGCCAGGCCGAAGCCGCCGACATGCGAGAACACGTCCAGCACCCGCTGGCCGCGCGCCAGCCGCTGCGCGAAGGCGTGGTTGGGACGCTGGTCATAGAACAACCCGGTCTTCTGCCCCTGCGTCAGATCGGCAAGGTAAATGGCGCCGTTCATCGGCACTTCGACAGGGCCGGAAACCGCGCCCGACAGCACCTCCATCCGCTCGGGCAGGCCCTCGAGCCCGCGCACCCGGCCCTGGCCGTTCAGGATCACCGTCGAGACCCCGATCATCTGGCGCAGCGCCGCGGCGATCTCCTCGACCATGCGCTCGGCCCAGGCGGCATTGGGCTGGAGCACCGCGGCATCGCCGAAACGGTCGATGATGGTGCCGGGCAGGCCGTCGGCCTCGGCATGGACCAGCCGGTAGAAGGGCGCATCGAACAGCCGTTCGCGCAGCGCCAACGCCCGCTGCAATCGCGCGGCGATCCAGTCGTGGCCGATCCGCGCCTGCGGGTCGGGATCCATCATCCGGGCGATGATCTTCGATTCGGGATTCACCGTGACCAGGCCCAGCGGCCGGCGCTCGGCATCCTCGAGCAGCGCGAAGCTGCCTGCCGGGATGGCGCGGGTGCGCCGGTCGGTGACCAGCTCGTCGGCAAAGACCCAGGGAAAGCCGTGGCGGATCGCCTGCGGCTTGGATTTCGGGCGCAGTCGGATGATGGGCAGATCGGCGGTCATGGCGGCCTCGTGCAAAACGCGGCAGGATTGCCACGACAGACGCCGGCGGGCAAGAGCGGGCCGGTTGCAATGTTACCGCTAACAGGATACATTGGCGCCAAAGGAGAAGCGAGCCATGACCCTGCACGCCACCATCGACCGGGTGACCGACCGCATCCGCGAACGTTCGATCCATAGCCGCAGCGCCTATCTGGCCAAGATCGCCCGCGCCGCCGAGGAAGGGCCGCGCCGCGCCCATCTGTCCTGCGGCAACCAGGCCCATGCCTATGCCGCCATGCCCGACAAGCAGGATCTTGCCACCACCCGCAAGCCCAATATCGGCATCGTCACCGCCTATAACGACATGCTCTCGGCCCATCAGCCCTATGAGCGTTACCCCGACCTGATCCGCCGGGCGGCCCATGCCGCCGGCGCCACGGCGCAGGTGGCGGGGGGCGTGCCGGCGATGTGCGACGGGGTGACGCAAGGCC is a genomic window containing:
- a CDS encoding RSP_2648 family PIN domain-containing protein, with the protein product MKAVLDACVLFPTVLREILIDTAAAGRFQPLWSRRILDEWRHAATRQGSDAGVEIALLESRFPQALVEPGQRVLGFDLPDPADRHVVECALAAGAEAIVTANLRDFPARRLAPAGLRAIHPDEFLRDLYLQAPEPVLAAIAATEARARAAGGALSRNELMRRARLPRLAKAIARLETPESPAFLPPAAHGTPRREQD
- a CDS encoding RSP_2647 family RNA methyltransferase → MTADLPIIRLRPKSKPQAIRHGFPWVFADELVTDRRTRAIPAGSFALLEDAERRPLGLVTVNPESKIIARMMDPDPQARIGHDWIAARLQRALALRERLFDAPFYRLVHAEADGLPGTIIDRFGDAAVLQPNAAWAERMVEEIAAALRQMIGVSTVILNGQGRVRGLEGLPERMEVLSGAVSGPVEVPMNGAIYLADLTQGQKTGLFYDQRPNHAFAQRLARGQRVLDVFSHVGGFGLAALAAGATQAICIDGSAAALDLARGGARAMGAESRLTTRQGDAFEQMEALAAEGAQFDLVICDPPAFAPSKPALEAGLRAYERVAKLAAPLVAPGGYLGLCSCSHAADLTAFRNASARGIGRGGRRMQLLHTGQAGPDHPTLPQLAETGYLKALFFRLDG